Within Actinoplanes sp. L3-i22, the genomic segment CCCCGGGCCGGTGGTCCGGCTCACCGCCCGCCACCCCAAGCTCGTCCTGCTCGTCGCCCTGCTGCTGGCCGGGCTGGCCGTGGCCTTCAGCGGCGACGTGGTGAGCGCGTTGAAGACCGGCGGGTTCGACGATCCGGACTCCGATTCGGTACGCGGCCGGCAGGTGATCGCCGAGCACTTCAGAGCCGCCGACCCGAACCTGGTGGTGCTGATCGCCAAGCCCGGCGGGAGCGTCGACGACCCGGACACCCGGGCCGTGGCGCAGAAGGTCATCCAGCGGCTGGCCGCGGATCCCGCGGTGACCGTGGCCGGCTCCTACTGGACCGGCGGGCCGCCGCAGCTCGCCGGCCGGGGGCACGACCAGGGCATGGTGCTGGTCCACGTGGACGGCGACGACGACACCAGCGCGGACCGGGTCGCCGTGCTGCACGACGAGCTCGCCCTGGACTCCGGGCCGGTCCGGGTCGAGTTCGGCGGCTTCACCCAGATCAACAACGACATCAACGACCAGGTCACCAAGGACCTGGCCACCGCCGAGTCGATCGCCATCCCGATCACCCTGGTGCTGTTGCTGCTGGTCTTCGGGACGGTCGGGGCGGCCGGGGCGCCGCTGCTGATCGGCATCTTCTCGATCGTCAGCACGCTCGGCACGCTGCGGCTGCTGGCCGCGATCACCGACGTGTCGGTGTTCTCGGTCAACATGGCCACCGCGCTGGGGCTGGGGCTGGCGGTCGACTACAGCCTGCTGTTCGTCTCCCGGTACCGGGAGGAGCGGCCGCGCACGCCGGACACCGAGACGGCGATCGCCAACACCATGCGGACCGCCGGGCGGACCATCGTGTTCAGCGCCGCGACGGTGGCCGTGGCGCTGTGCAGCCTGCTGGTGTTCCCGCAGTACTTCCTGCGCTCGTTCGCCTTCGCCGGGATCGCCGTGGTGGTGACCACGGTCGGCGCCGCGATGCTGGTGCTGCCGGCGCTGCTGGCGCTGCTCGGGCACCGGATCGACAAATGGTCGCTGTGGAAGCCGCGGGCCGAGTCGACGTTCTGGGCGCGGCTCGCTGATTTCGTGTTGCGGCGTCCCATCCGTACGGCCGCGCCGGTGATCTTGATCTTGATTTTTCTCGCCTTGCCCTTCTTCCACGTGCGCTTCGGCGTGGCCGACGACCGGGTGCTGCCGCGCGAGGCGGAGAGCCGGGTGGTGGCGGACGCGCTGCGCAACCAGTTCGCGGACACCGGCAGCGGCGCGACCGTGGTGGTCGCCGAGCACTGGGGCAGCGGGACGGACGCCCGGATCCGGGTCGCCGACTACGCCGCGCGGCTCTCCGACGTGCCCGGCGTGACCCGGGTGGACAGCCTGGTCGGCACGTACCAGCACGGCGTGATCGTGGTCGTGCCGAAGCGCCCCGACCCGCGCTTCACCGGCGGCGACGCGACCTGGTTCTCGGTGGTCAGCGACGTCGAGCCGTACTCCGACCAGGGCGCCGACCTGGCCCGCGCGGTCCGCTCGGTGCCGGTCCCGGCCGAGGTCCCGGTGCTGGTCACCGGGCCGGGCGCGCAGCTGGTGGACATCACCGGCTCGATCGGCTCACGACTGCCGATCGCCGCGATCCTGATCTCGGTCAGCACGTTCGTGCTGCTCTTCCTGCTGACCGGCAGCGTGCTGCTGCCGATCAAGGCGCTGCTGCTGAACACGCTGACGATGAGCGCGGTGTTCGGCGTGGCGGTCTGGATCTTCCAGGACGGCCACCTCTCCGCGGTGCTCGGGCAGACCGGGGCGCCGCTCGCGGTGGCCATCCCGGTGCTGCTGTTCTGCGTGGCGTTCGGGCTGTCGATGGACTACGAGGTGTTCGTGCTGTCCCGGATCATCGAGCGCCGCGAGCACGGCGCCGACCTGCACACCGCGGTGGTCGAGGGGATGTCGAAGAGCGTCCGGGTGATCAGCGCGGCGGCCGGCATCCTGTCGGTGTCGTTCCTGGCGATGCTCTCCTCGGGCGTGTCGCTGATCCAGTTCTTCGGCCTCTGCGCCAGCCTGGCGATCATCCTGGACGCGCTGCTGGTCCGGCCGATCCTGGTGCCGGCGTTCATGCGACTGGCCGGACGGTGGAACTGGTGGGCGCCGCGACCGCTGCGGGCGCTGCACGCCCGGTTGGGGCTGAAGGAAAACGGCTGATTCTTAGTGGAAACACAGGATAAATCGGGCATTTTCCTAACATTGGGGTCTAGGGTGCCGCCCGTGAGAGTGTCACTGGAAGAGATCCGAGAACGCACGTACAAGCCGATCGACGCCTGGTGGACCGTCCTGCTGGTCGACCCGCTGGCATCCCGCCTGGTCCGGCTGGTCGCGCCGTACCGCTGGATCACGCCGAACGTGCTGACCCTGATCGCCACCGTGATCGGCGCCGGGGCGATGGTCGGCTTCGCCGAGGGCTCCCCGCGGTCGCTGATCATCGGGGCGGTGCTGTTCCACCTGAGCTTCGTGGTCGACTGCATGGACGGCAAGATCGCCCGGCTGAACGGGACCGGCACGGTCTTCGGCCAGTGGCTGGACTTCGTGCTCGACCGGGTCCGGGTCTTCTTCTGCGCGCTGACCCTGTTCGGCGGGCAGTACGCCCGGCACCACGACGACGCGTACCTCTGGTTGATGGGTGTCGCGATCTTCCTGGATCTGATCCGCTACCTCAACGGCAGCCAGGTCGCCAAGGTCCGCCGCGGGATGACCGACGAGATCGACGCACTACGGTCCCCGGTCGAGCAGCACCCGGCCCCGGCGCGGGACATGGCCGAGCCCGGCGACGAGCTGCCCCGGTCGGCCAAGGGCAGGGTCGGCGCCTGGCTCAAGCGCAACCGGATCCGCACCCACCTGTTCAGCGGCATCGAGTACGAGATGTTCGTCTACATCCTCGGCCCGCTGACCGGCCTGATCTTCCCGGTCACGATCCTGTCCGGCGCGTTGATGCTGCTCTTCGAGCTCATCGTGATCATCCGGCTGTACCAGGCGACGAAGCGGCACCCGGCGCGGCTCGCGGCGGCCCGGGAGCAGCACGACCAGTACGTCGCCGGCGGAGTCTGAGCGACCCGCTGGCGACCTCCGGCCGCGCGGAGCAGACTGACTCCCATGGCTGACGCGTTCCGGCAGGCACGAGACTTCCTGCTCGCTCATCGCGAGGACTACCCCGTCGCGTACGAGAATTTCGCCTGGCCCGAGCTCGACGAGTTCAACTGGGCGCTGGACTGGTTCGACGTGATCGCCGCCGGCAACGACGCCCCCGCGCTCTGGATCGTCGAGGAGGACGGGCGCGAGCAGCGCCTCTCCTTCGCCGAGATGGCCGAGCGATCGAACCGGGTGGCCAACTGGCTGCGTGGGCAGGGCGTGCGCCGCGGCGACCGGATCGTGGTGATGCTCGGCAACCAGGTCGAGCTCTGGGACACCGTGCTCGCCGGGATCAAGCTGGGCGCGGTGCTGATCCCGGCCACCCCGCTGCTCGGCCCGGCCGACGCGGCCGCCCGGGTGGCCCGCGGCGGCGCCCGGCACGTGATCGCGACGGGTGCGGCGGCCGGCAAGTTCGACGAGGTCGATCCGGCGGTCACCCGGATCGCGGTCGGTCCCGCCGAGGGCTGGAAAAACTTCCATTCGGCGTACGAGGCGAGCCCCGAGTTCCGGCCGGACGGGCCGACCCGGGCCGACGAGACGCTGCTGCTCTACTTCACCTCGGGCACCACGGCGCAGCCCAAGCTGGTCGAGCACACCCACGTGTCGTACCCGGTGGGCCATCTCTCGACGATGTACTGGATCGGCCTGCAACCCGGCGACGTACACCTGAACATCTCCTCGCCGGGCTGGGCCAAGCACGCCTGGAGCAACGTCTTCGCCCCGTGGAACGCGCAGGCCTGCGTGTTCATCTACAACTACACCCGGTTCGACGCCGGCCGGCTGATGGCCGAGATGCAGCGCTGCGGGGTGACCAGCTTCTGCGCGCCGCCGACCGTCTGGCGGATGCTGATCCAGGCCGACCTGACCGAGCTGAAGACGCCGCCCCGGGTCGCGGTCGGCGCCGGGGAGCCGCTCAACCCCGAGGTGATCGAGCAGGTCGCGGCGAAGTGGGGGGTGACGATCCGGGACGGGTTCGGGCAGACCGAGACGTCCGTGCAGATCGCCAACTCCCCCGGGCAGCCGGTCAAGTCGGGCTCGATGGGGCGGCCGGTTCCCGGGTTCACCATCGCGCTGCTCGACCCGATCACCGGCGAGCCGGCCGAGGAGGGCGAGATCTGCGTCGCCATGGAGCCGCGGCCGGTCGGGCTGATGGTCGGCTACCACGGCGACCCGGAGCTGACCGCCGAGCGGATGGTCGACGGGTACTACCACACCGGGGACGTAGCCTCGCGGGACGCCGACGGCTACATCACGTACGTCGGGCGGACCGACGACGTGTTCAAGGCGTCCGACTACCGGATCTCGCCGTTCGAGCTGGAGAGCGTGCTGATCGAGCACGACGCGGTGGTGGAGGCCGCGGTGGTGCCGTCGCCCGACCCGGTCCGGCTGGCCGTGCCGAAGGCGTACGTGCTGCTGGCCCAGGGGTGGGCGGCCGACGGGGAGACCGCGGCGGCGATCTTCGCGCACGCGCGGGAGCACATGCCGCCGTACGCCCGGATCCGCCGCCTGGAATTCGCCGAGCTGCCCAAGACGATCTCCGGCAAGATCCGCCGGGTCGAGCTGCGGGCCGCCGAGGTGGCCAAGCACGCCGACCCGGACGCCACCCCACCGGGCGAGTACACCGGCTGATCCTTCCGGCTATCTTTGCCCGATGCCGCGACGACGCCTGTTGTACCTGCTCGCTGTCGTCGCGATGCTCGGGCAGATGGCGTTCGCCATGGTGACCACGGCGATGCAGCAGACGCCGACCATCGACGAGCCGGTCTACCTGGCCACCGCCGAGGTCTACACCCAGCAGCACAGCCTGCGGTACAACTACGAGCACCCGCCGCTCGGCAAGCTGATCATGGCGACCGGGCTGGCGTTCGGCGGCGCGCACGAGTTGGACCCGGCGTACCCGGGGAGCCAGTCGGCGCTCGGGCGGAACCTGCTCTACGAGAGCGGGAACAACCCGGGCCGGCTGCTGTTCGCCGCCCGGCTGCCGATGATCCTGCTGACGCTGTTGTTCGGGCTGGTGGTGCTGGCGTTCGCGCGGGACGTGGCCGGGGCGGTGGGCGGGCTGGTCGCGCTGGCGCTCTACGCGTTCTCCCCGGACGTGATCGCGCACGGGTCGCTGGCGACGCTGGACGTGCCGGCGGCCGGGATGCTGCTGACCGCGTTCTGGTGCGCGTGGCGGGGTCGGACCCGGCCGTATCTCTACCTGCCGCTGGCCGGGGCGGCGCTCGGGGCGGCGCTGGCGACCCGGGCGAGCGCGCTTCCGGCCGTACCCCTGCTGGTTCTTTTGGCGGCCTGGTCCATGTGGCAGACGCAACGTGCCCGCCCGGCTCAGCCACCTGATCTTGCCGGCGAAATGCCGGTTTTGTCGATGCGACGGCGCCTTCTTGCGAGTGCCGGCGCCGCCCTCGGGGTGGGGATCATCGCCGTCGCGGTGGTGTGGGTCGTCTACCTGATCGTGGATCCGCATCTGCGCTGGACGACGCCGCCGAACCTGCCGAAACCGGGCGGGCTCAAGGGGCTCGCCGTCGACTGGCTGCCGTTCCCACAGGCGTACCGGGACGGCATGTTGCTGCAGTTCAAGCTGGAACTGCGCACCTACAACGGCTTCCTGCTGGGCCACGCCTACAAGGGCAACCTGTGGTTCTACCTGCCGGCCGCGGTGCTGATCAAGACGCCGCTGGGGATGCTCGCGCTGTGGGCCGCCGGCGCGCTCACCATGATCTTCATCCCGCGGCTGCGGGCGGCCGCGCTCTACCTGCTGCCCGTCTCCGCGCTGCTGCTGGTCGTCGCGATGACGGGGTCCCGTGACTACGGCAGCCGGTACGCGATCTTCCTGCCGATGTTCCTCGCCGTCGCCGCCGGGACGGTCGCGCTGATCCGGGTGCGCTGGGTCCAGGTGACGACCGCGCTGCTGGTCCTGTTCGTGGCGGTCAGCTCGCTGCGGACGTTCCCGTACTACCTGCCGTACTCGAACGAGGCCTTCGGCGGGACCGCGAACACGCACCGCAACCTGCACGACTCGAACGTCGACTGGGGACAGGACCTGGCCCGGCTCGATCAGAAGCTGCGGGCCGACTACCCGGGCGAGAAGCTCTGGCTGATCTACAAGGGCAGCGGCGTGCCGGCCTATTACGGGATCAGGGGCGCGGACCCCTACAGCGTCCCGCCCGATCAGGTCCACGGGATCATCGTGGTCTCCGATTCCCGGGTGGCGCTCGCCTCGGTCCGACTCCGGGCACTGCTTGACACCAGCACCGAAATTGACCAAGTCGGATATTCCATGACCATCTACCGGCGCTGATTTCCACCTCTAGCGGTTACCGGCGAGTAATGCTTAGGTAACCCGATGACGGATTACGACATCGTGATCGTGGGCAGCGGCTTCGGCGGCAGCGTCAGCGCACTGCGCCTGACCGAGAAGGGCTACCGGGTCGGCGTGCTCGAGGCCGGCCGTCGCTTCACCCCCGAGACGCTGCCGAAGACGTCCTGGGACCTGAAGAACTTCCTCTGGGCGCCCAAGCTCGGCATGCGCGGCATCCAGCGGATCACCCTGCTCAAGGACATCATGGTGCTGTCCGCGGCCAGGGTCGGCGGCGGCTCGCTGGTCTACGCCAACACGCTCTACCAGCCGCCCGCGCCGTTCTTCGCCGACCCGCACTGGGCCGGCATCACCGACTGGGCCGGCGAGCTCGCGCCGCACTACGACCAGGCGTCCCGGATGCTCGGCGTGACCGAGCAGCCGACGATGACGCCGTCCGATGTGGTGATCAAGCAGGTGGCCGAGGACATGGGGGTGGGGCACACGTTCCGCCGTACGCCGGTCGGGGTCTTCTTCGGGGAACCGGGCAAGACCGTTCCGGATCCCTACTTCGGCGGCGCCGGGCCGGACCGCACCGGCTGCGTCGAATGCGGCAACTGCATGATCGGCTGCAAGATCGGCGCGAAGAACCGGCTCGACGTGAACTACCTCTACCTCGCCGAGTCCAAGGGCGCCACGGTCCACCCGGACACCGAGGTCACCGCGATCCGGCCGGACGGCGAGCGCTGGCGGATCGAGACCCGGGACGGCACGTACACCGCCGGCCAGGTCATCCTCTCGGCCGGCGCGCTCGGCACCCAGCGCCTCCTGCACGCCATGCGCGACACCGGCGTGCTGCCCCGGCTCTCCGCCCGGCTCGGCGCGCTGACCAGGACGAACTCCGAAGCCTTGCTCGGCGCGGAGACCAAGAAGGTGCCGGCCGAGCCGTTCAGCAAGGGCGTGGCGATCACCTCGTCGTTCCATCCGGACCCGACCACGCACATCGAACCGGTCCGCTACGGGCCCGGCAGCAACGCGATGGGGCTGCTCTCGACGCTGCTCGTGGACGGCGGCGGACGGCTGCCCCGGCCGCTGAAGTTCCTGCTCAACTGCGTGCGGCAGCCGCTCGTACTGGCGTACTCGCTCTCGGTCCGGAGGTGGAGCGAGCGGACGATCATCGCGCTCGTGATGCAGACTCTGGACAATTCCCTCACGGTACGGCGGACCCGCCGCGGCCGGCTGACGACGCTGCCCGGGCACGGCGACCCGAACCCGACCTGGATTCCGGTGGGCCACGAAGCGGTTCGCCGGATCGCGAAGCGGATCGACGGCTTCCCCGGTGGCACGGTCGGCGACGTGTTCAACATCCCGATGACCGCGCACATCCTCGGCGGGGCGACGATCGGGGCGTCCGCGGAGACCGGGGTGATCGATCCGTACCACCGGGTCTTCGGATATCCGGGGCTGCACGTGGTCGACGGGTCGGCGGTGCCGGCGAACCTCGGGGTCAACCCGTCGCTGACGATCACCGCGATGGCGGAGCGGGCCATGTCGCTGTGGCCCAACAAGGGCGGGCCGGACGGGCGGCCGGCGCTCGGCGAGGCCTATGCGCGGGTCGAGCCGGTGGCGCCGGACTCCCCCGCGGTCCCGGCGCACGCCCCGGCCGCGCTCCGCCCCCACTGACCTCCACCTTTCCGCGCCCTCACCGCTCCGCGCCCTCCGCCTTCCGCTTTCCGCGCCTTTCCGCAAGCTTCGCTTTCGCGGGCTTCGCTTTCGCGGGCTTCGCCTTCGCGGGCTTCGCCTTCGCGGGCTTCGCCTTCGCGGGCTTCGCCGCTGCGGGCGGCGAGCCGCATTCCACCAGGGCGGTGGTCCAGGTGGCCTGCTTCCGGCAAGCATTGCGGGCGGTCACCCCGGGCAAAGGCCGATTGGGTACGGCGATGGCCCGCCGAAACCCAGCCCGGCCTCGACCGAACCCGACAGCCGGGGCTTTGTGCAGCCGTGACCGGCAGGGCTTTGTGCAGCCGTGACCGGCAGGGCTTTGTGCAGCCGTGACCGGCAGGGCTTTGTGCAGCCGTGACCGGCAGGGCTTTGTGCAGCCGTGACCGGCAGGGCTTTGTGCAGCCGTGGCCGGCTTGGCTTTGTGTGACCGCGGCCGGGCGAGGCGTGCATTCACCCGAGACGATGCGTGCGGATCCGGCTAGCGTCCTCGGTATGAGGCTGGCGGGGAAGACAGCGGTGGTGACCGGAGGATCCCGGGGAATCGGGCGGGCGATCGTGCGGCGGCTCGCCGCGGAGGGCGCGCGGGTCGTGTTCACCTATCGGGACGACCGGGTGAGCGCGGACGCCCTGGTCGCCGAGGTCGGTGGCGGCGCCGTGGCGGTGCGGTGCGATCAGGCGGATCCGGGGACGCTGCCGGCGGTGTTCGAGCCGGTCGCGGACGGGCTGGACATTCTGGTGAACAACGCGGCGGTGGCCGATCACACGCTGATCAGCGAGGTCACCCCGGAGCATTTCGACCGGGTGCTGACGATCAACACGAAGTTTCCGCTGCTCGCGATCCGGGCGGCCGGCCCGTTGCTGCGCGACGGTGGGCGGATCGTCAACCTGTCGACGCTGAACACGGTCGTGGCCGGGCCCGGGATGGTGCTCTACTGCGCCAGCAAGGCGGCGCTGGAGCAGGTCACGGCGGTGGCCTCGAAGGAGTTCGGGCCTCGGGGCATCACGGTCAACACGGTGTCGCCGGGGGCGACCGACACCGACATGCTGCGCGGGGTCAACACCGCGGAGGGGATCGAGGCGTCGGTCGCGTTCACCGCGCTCGGCCGGCTCGGGCAGCCCGACGACGTGGCGGCGGTGGTGGCATTTCTCGCCGGGCCGGATGCCGGCTGGGTGACCGGCCAGAACATCCGCGCCACCGGCGGCCTCCTGCTCTGACCCGCCCGGGCCCCGGCTCGGGACTCGGCTTAGCACTCGGGCTGGGACTCGGCTTAGCACTCGGGCGGGGACTCGGGCTGGGACTCGGGCTGGGACTTCGATTGGACGAGCCGCCCCGGCGCCGGAGAATCGGCTACGAGGCGGCTCGGGAACGGGGCGGCGGGCAACCCGGGTGGTGGGTAGCCTCGGCCGCGGGTGGTACGGGTGCCGGAAAATTTTCTTTGGGAGCCGGGCGCGTGGTGACGCCCGCCGTGGCGATCGCGAAAGCGGTCAGGGCGGTCCAGGCCGGAAGCCGGGCAGCACGCCTCATCGAACCCTCCTGAGCGCCTGGGAGCGCTCCCAGCTGCGACGCTACCGCACATTCACAGGTTCGAAAAGAGGCTCCGGCGAACGTTTCCGACCTGGGGTGACCACCCTCCGCTGCCGGACGGATGCGCAGCGGAATTGCGACATGCCAAGTGCGCAATTTGCAATAGCCACCATGTGCGCGACACAATGAATGCGACGACGACTAATCGCGGCACCCCCATCGCTCGCGTACAGCCGTCACCCGAATGACATCGCTGTAGGAGCGAACACAACATGGCCAAGCAGATAATTACCCTTCTGACCGACGACCTCGACGGCGGTGAGGCCGACCGCACCGTCGAATTCGGACTCGACGGCGTGAACTACACGATCGACCTGTCCGAGAAGAACGCCGGCAAGCTGCGCAAGGCCCTGGAACCGTTCCTCTCCTCGGCCACCCGGCTCGGCCGTTCCGGCGCCACTCCGGCGGTTGCCCGGCGGACCACGCCGGCCGCGACCAGCCGGTCCAGCCGCGACCAGAATCAGGCCATTCGCGAGTGGGCCAACAAGAACGGTTACCCCGTTTCCGAGCGTGGCCGGATCCCGAGCAACGTCGTCGAGGCGTACCACGCCAAGCGCTAGTCGGACCGTCCGTTGTAAACGGCGTCACCGGGTCTCCCGGTGGCGCCGTTTTCGTCGGAAAGACCTGGTCGCGGCCGGATCAGAATCCGGGAAAGACCTGGTCACGGCCGGGCCAGAAGCCGGAAACTGCCGGGTCACGGCCGGGTCGGGTGCGGTCGCAAGGATGCCGGGCGCGGCCCGGAGCATTCGATCCGGACGGGCGGCGCCGGGCCGGAACGGCATTAAGGGCCGCGTCGCGGAACGGCGGAGTGCGGACGCGAGCGGACGGTTCCGGCGATGATCCGAGTCAATCCGGGCGTTCCGGCCGGCCGGCCGGGGGCGATTTTCGCCGATCACGCGCGGAAGAGACCGGCCGTCAAGATCGGCAAAGACGGGGTTCGGCCAGGTGATTCGACGTCCGCGTTCCGCCCCCTGGGAATGACCGGCACGGAATGACCGGCGCGGTGCTCCGCCGGGCGGCCGAGTGCCGGCAACGGTTCCGGATTCCCGGCGCATCGGCGCGGATGACCAACGCCCTGACTTGCCCGTTCGCGGAATGGACGGACGGGGCCGGGCCCGGGTCGTACCGAAAATCGGGTGGACCTTGCGGGAAAGCGGCCCGGAGCGGGCCGGAAACGGTGACGCCGGGCCGGTACCGGGCCGACCTTTCGTTGCGGCAACAACTGACGCGAACGAAAACCGCCGACCCGGAACGCCGCCCGGAACGTGGAAACCAGCGGCCCAGAACGCGGAAACCAGCAGCCCGGAAGAAGGGCACAACGCGGAAACCGGCCGGGCCGCGGGACGCCGGAACGCGGAAACCTGTGAACCGTTGCCGAGGGGCGGAAACGGACAGGCCGGAACGGGAGCGCCGGGGATTGCCGCCCCGAATCCGATTTGAACGCGACCCGGCGGGTACCGCTCCGGTATGCGTGTCGTCATCGTGGGCGCGACCGGCAACGCCGGCACCGCGCTGCTCCGCCGCCTCCGTGCCGAACCGGACGTCGAGGCGATCGGGGTCGCCCGGCGGATTCCCGCGGACAGCGGACCGTACGCCGACATGGAGTGGCACCCGGTCGACGTCGGCCGGGACGACGCCACCGACCGGCTCACCCAGATCTTCGAGGGCGCCGCCGCGGTGGTGAACCTGGCCTGGCAGATCCAGCCCAGCCACGACTCCCGGCAGCTGTACCGGACGAACGTGCTGGGCAGCCGCTCGGTGTTCCGGGCGGCGCTGCGGGCCGGGGTGGACACGCTGGTGCAGGCGTCCTCGGTCGGGGTGTACGCGCCCGGCCCGAAGTGGGCGTTCGTCAAGGAGTCCTGGCAGCGGACCGGGGTCGCGGAGTCGTCCTACAGCCGGCACAAGGCGCTGGTCGAGGGGATGCTCGACGAGATCGAGTCGGATCATCCGACGCTGCGGGTGGTGCGGCTGCGCCCGGGGTTGATCTTCCAGCGGGACGCGGGCACCGAGATCGGGCGGTACTTCGCCGGCCCGCTG encodes:
- a CDS encoding MMPL family transporter — protein: MTSLAPARPRPEGDVHVAPGPVVRLTARHPKLVLLVALLLAGLAVAFSGDVVSALKTGGFDDPDSDSVRGRQVIAEHFRAADPNLVVLIAKPGGSVDDPDTRAVAQKVIQRLAADPAVTVAGSYWTGGPPQLAGRGHDQGMVLVHVDGDDDTSADRVAVLHDELALDSGPVRVEFGGFTQINNDINDQVTKDLATAESIAIPITLVLLLLVFGTVGAAGAPLLIGIFSIVSTLGTLRLLAAITDVSVFSVNMATALGLGLAVDYSLLFVSRYREERPRTPDTETAIANTMRTAGRTIVFSAATVAVALCSLLVFPQYFLRSFAFAGIAVVVTTVGAAMLVLPALLALLGHRIDKWSLWKPRAESTFWARLADFVLRRPIRTAAPVILILIFLALPFFHVRFGVADDRVLPREAESRVVADALRNQFADTGSGATVVVAEHWGSGTDARIRVADYAARLSDVPGVTRVDSLVGTYQHGVIVVVPKRPDPRFTGGDATWFSVVSDVEPYSDQGADLARAVRSVPVPAEVPVLVTGPGAQLVDITGSIGSRLPIAAILISVSTFVLLFLLTGSVLLPIKALLLNTLTMSAVFGVAVWIFQDGHLSAVLGQTGAPLAVAIPVLLFCVAFGLSMDYEVFVLSRIIERREHGADLHTAVVEGMSKSVRVISAAAGILSVSFLAMLSSGVSLIQFFGLCASLAIILDALLVRPILVPAFMRLAGRWNWWAPRPLRALHARLGLKENG
- a CDS encoding CDP-alcohol phosphatidyltransferase family protein; translated protein: MRVSLEEIRERTYKPIDAWWTVLLVDPLASRLVRLVAPYRWITPNVLTLIATVIGAGAMVGFAEGSPRSLIIGAVLFHLSFVVDCMDGKIARLNGTGTVFGQWLDFVLDRVRVFFCALTLFGGQYARHHDDAYLWLMGVAIFLDLIRYLNGSQVAKVRRGMTDEIDALRSPVEQHPAPARDMAEPGDELPRSAKGRVGAWLKRNRIRTHLFSGIEYEMFVYILGPLTGLIFPVTILSGALMLLFELIVIIRLYQATKRHPARLAAAREQHDQYVAGGV
- a CDS encoding AMP-binding protein yields the protein MADAFRQARDFLLAHREDYPVAYENFAWPELDEFNWALDWFDVIAAGNDAPALWIVEEDGREQRLSFAEMAERSNRVANWLRGQGVRRGDRIVVMLGNQVELWDTVLAGIKLGAVLIPATPLLGPADAAARVARGGARHVIATGAAAGKFDEVDPAVTRIAVGPAEGWKNFHSAYEASPEFRPDGPTRADETLLLYFTSGTTAQPKLVEHTHVSYPVGHLSTMYWIGLQPGDVHLNISSPGWAKHAWSNVFAPWNAQACVFIYNYTRFDAGRLMAEMQRCGVTSFCAPPTVWRMLIQADLTELKTPPRVAVGAGEPLNPEVIEQVAAKWGVTIRDGFGQTETSVQIANSPGQPVKSGSMGRPVPGFTIALLDPITGEPAEEGEICVAMEPRPVGLMVGYHGDPELTAERMVDGYYHTGDVASRDADGYITYVGRTDDVFKASDYRISPFELESVLIEHDAVVEAAVVPSPDPVRLAVPKAYVLLAQGWAADGETAAAIFAHAREHMPPYARIRRLEFAELPKTISGKIRRVELRAAEVAKHADPDATPPGEYTG
- a CDS encoding glycosyltransferase family 39 protein; the encoded protein is MPRRRLLYLLAVVAMLGQMAFAMVTTAMQQTPTIDEPVYLATAEVYTQQHSLRYNYEHPPLGKLIMATGLAFGGAHELDPAYPGSQSALGRNLLYESGNNPGRLLFAARLPMILLTLLFGLVVLAFARDVAGAVGGLVALALYAFSPDVIAHGSLATLDVPAAGMLLTAFWCAWRGRTRPYLYLPLAGAALGAALATRASALPAVPLLVLLAAWSMWQTQRARPAQPPDLAGEMPVLSMRRRLLASAGAALGVGIIAVAVVWVVYLIVDPHLRWTTPPNLPKPGGLKGLAVDWLPFPQAYRDGMLLQFKLELRTYNGFLLGHAYKGNLWFYLPAAVLIKTPLGMLALWAAGALTMIFIPRLRAAALYLLPVSALLLVVAMTGSRDYGSRYAIFLPMFLAVAAGTVALIRVRWVQVTTALLVLFVAVSSLRTFPYYLPYSNEAFGGTANTHRNLHDSNVDWGQDLARLDQKLRADYPGEKLWLIYKGSGVPAYYGIRGADPYSVPPDQVHGIIVVSDSRVALASVRLRALLDTSTEIDQVGYSMTIYRR
- a CDS encoding GMC oxidoreductase yields the protein MTDYDIVIVGSGFGGSVSALRLTEKGYRVGVLEAGRRFTPETLPKTSWDLKNFLWAPKLGMRGIQRITLLKDIMVLSAARVGGGSLVYANTLYQPPAPFFADPHWAGITDWAGELAPHYDQASRMLGVTEQPTMTPSDVVIKQVAEDMGVGHTFRRTPVGVFFGEPGKTVPDPYFGGAGPDRTGCVECGNCMIGCKIGAKNRLDVNYLYLAESKGATVHPDTEVTAIRPDGERWRIETRDGTYTAGQVILSAGALGTQRLLHAMRDTGVLPRLSARLGALTRTNSEALLGAETKKVPAEPFSKGVAITSSFHPDPTTHIEPVRYGPGSNAMGLLSTLLVDGGGRLPRPLKFLLNCVRQPLVLAYSLSVRRWSERTIIALVMQTLDNSLTVRRTRRGRLTTLPGHGDPNPTWIPVGHEAVRRIAKRIDGFPGGTVGDVFNIPMTAHILGGATIGASAETGVIDPYHRVFGYPGLHVVDGSAVPANLGVNPSLTITAMAERAMSLWPNKGGPDGRPALGEAYARVEPVAPDSPAVPAHAPAALRPH
- a CDS encoding SDR family NAD(P)-dependent oxidoreductase, whose amino-acid sequence is MRLAGKTAVVTGGSRGIGRAIVRRLAAEGARVVFTYRDDRVSADALVAEVGGGAVAVRCDQADPGTLPAVFEPVADGLDILVNNAAVADHTLISEVTPEHFDRVLTINTKFPLLAIRAAGPLLRDGGRIVNLSTLNTVVAGPGMVLYCASKAALEQVTAVASKEFGPRGITVNTVSPGATDTDMLRGVNTAEGIEASVAFTALGRLGQPDDVAAVVAFLAGPDAGWVTGQNIRATGGLLL
- a CDS encoding Lsr2 family protein, which encodes MAKQIITLLTDDLDGGEADRTVEFGLDGVNYTIDLSEKNAGKLRKALEPFLSSATRLGRSGATPAVARRTTPAATSRSSRDQNQAIREWANKNGYPVSERGRIPSNVVEAYHAKR
- a CDS encoding NAD-dependent epimerase/dehydratase family protein, with the protein product MRVVIVGATGNAGTALLRRLRAEPDVEAIGVARRIPADSGPYADMEWHPVDVGRDDATDRLTQIFEGAAAVVNLAWQIQPSHDSRQLYRTNVLGSRSVFRAALRAGVDTLVQASSVGVYAPGPKWAFVKESWQRTGVAESSYSRHKALVEGMLDEIESDHPTLRVVRLRPGLIFQRDAGTEIGRYFAGPLLPARLLRFGWVPLLPANPGLRMQAVHADDVADAYLRVLRADVRGAFNVAAGPVLDPMVLARVFHGLPLPVPGFALEGAASLSWWLRLQPVDRGWVKLALKAPLMSCDRARDELGWRPERTAVEALREVVDGLADRAGRPESPPLDPGNTRPGRLGGLLRGRLPGSGNPY